In Anaerolineae bacterium, the genomic stretch GCGATGTCGATTTCCCCGTTCTCCAGGGCCAGGCGCATGGTAGTGGCGTCGGCGAAGTATTTGACGATGATCTTGTCGGCCTTGGGGGGCGCGCCGTACCAGTTGGGGTTGACCACCAGGTCCATCTCCACATCGCGCACCCACTTGTCGATCTTGTAGGGGCCAATGCCCGCGCAGGTGCTATCCGAAGCGATCTCTTCGGCCGGATAGCAGTTGGGGCTGATGGGCGCATAGGGATAGGTGGCCACCAACAGAAGTAGTTGACCGCCTTCTTCAAGACGAACTTCACCGTGTAGTCGTCCACCACCTCCACATGGTCCACGAAGGAGGTGACCAACCAGTTGGGATCACCCTGGATCTTGAAGACGCGATCGATGGACCACTTGACCGCCTGGGCGTTGAAGTCCGTCCCGTCGTTGAACTTCAAGCCCTTGCGCAGGTGGAACGTGTAGGTCAACCCATCGTCGCTAACATCGTAGGACTCGGCCAGGCCCGGCTCCAGGTCGGTGGTACCCGGCTTGTAATGGAGCAGGGTGTCCATCGTGTTATGGAAGATTTCCCAGGTGTGGAAATCATACGCGTTGGCCGGATCAAGGTCGGTGACCTTATCCGTCGTACCAATGATGATCGTCACTGGCTCGGCAACGGGAGCCTCAGTCTTCTCCGCCTGCGGGGCTGCCGTGGGCGTGGCCTTGGCGCAGGCGCCCAGCGCCAGCGCAGCCACCATCAACGCAACAAACAACCAAAACCATTTCTTACGCATAGAACCTCCTCCTTTCCATCGAAAAGGRCGAAATRCRGGACGCRYTACATTATACARCCTACGCCRCMAAAGTCAACSGTCCAACCCWCGTTTTTTRCGCTTYGTTCACRAACRCCCCNAGGCAAAACAACAGCCGAGGGYNNGGCCWNNCCCTCGGCTGACAAACGCTCCACCSCSTTCCAGGCTACTTCTCGTACACCGGYACATTCCAATGGCGGTACTTGGGRTGCTTGCCCCGCACCACTTGATTGTACAACTCGCGCAACTGAGCGGTGATGGGGCCCATCTCGCCRTTGCCCACGGGGTAGAAATCCACCCGCGTCACCGCCGTYACCTGAGCCGCCGTGCCCGTGAGGAACAACTCRTCGCAAATGTACACCTCGGTGCGGTCAATGGGCCGYTCGACCACCGGGATCCCCAACTCCTCTTTGGCCAGTTGGAKCACCGTGCGRCGRGTGATGCCCTCCAGGATGTTCTCGGTGACCGACGGCGTAATCAGTACCCCATCCCGCACGATGAACACATTCTCCGCGCTGCCCTCGGAGATATGGCCCTCGTTGGTGAGCACCAGCGCCTCATCGAACCCGGCCAACAGGGCATCGGACTTGATGAACGCCGAGTTCACATAGGCCCCGCCGATCTTCCCCCGCGCGGGGATGGTGTTGTCGTCAATCCGTCGCCAGCCCGAGATAGTGACATGGGCGTTGGTGTCGTTGCTCACATACCGGCCAAAGGGCAAAGACACGATGGAAATCTCATCGGTCAACCCATGCAACTTGACGCCAATGGCTTCGTCGGCTTTGAAGGCCAGCGGGCGGATGTACACATCCTCCCGATGCCCCTCGACCCGCAGCAACTCTTTGGTGATTTCGGTCAGACTTTCAGGGGTGTAGTCGAACTCCATGCGCAAGAGTTTAGCCGAACGCAGAAAGCGCCGATAGTGGTCATAAGGGCGGAAGAGATACAACTGCTCTTCCTCATCGTTCCAATACGCCCGCACTCCGCCGAAAACCGAAGTGCCGTAGTTCAACGCATGGGTCAGCACCCCCACCTTGGCTTCCGCATAAGGCACGATTTTGCCTTTGAAGAAAGCATACTTGGGCAGTGTCACGGCTGGCCTCCTTCCGGGTGGAGTATTCGAGAAACTTCTCGGTGGTTTCATTATACAACAACCCAACCCCTCCCGCGTTTCGCGGTATACTAAAATTTGTCTTCTTCCCAACTCATCCCCCCGGAGACCTGCCATGAAACATGTGGTCAGCATCAGCATCGGCTCATCCAAGCGCAACAAACGGGTGGAAATTGAACTTTTGGGCGAAAAGATCATCCTGGAGCGCATCGGCACCGACGGTGATATGGAGAAAGCCACCCAACTTTATCGCGAACTGGACGGCAAAGTGGACGCTTTTGGCGTTGGGGGTACCGACCTGGGGCTGCGCGTGGGCGACAAATGGTATCCCCTCTACTCCGTGCAGCCCATGGTGCGTTTTGTGCGTCAAACGCCCATTGTGGACGGCGGCGGTCTGAAAAACACCCTAGAGTATCGCCTGGCCTTTTTCATCGACGAGCACCTGGGCGACTATGTGCGCGAGCATGGCGGGAAAAAAGCCCTGGTCACCTCGGCCGCCGACCGCTGGGGCATGGCCCTTTCCTTTTACGAGGCCGGCTACGAAGTGGTCTACGGCGACCTAATGTTCGGTCTGGGCCTGCCCATCCCGTTGCGCACCCCGCAGGCAGTGCAACGCCTGGCCGCCGTCATCGGCCCCATCGTGGGGCGCCTGCCCTTCCACTGGCTCTACCCCACCGGCGAAGCGCAGGAGAAACACATCCCCAAGTGGGGCAAATACTACCAGTGGGCCACAGTCATCGCCGGCGATTGCCATTACATCAAACGTCACATGCCCCACCGCCTGGACGGCAAGATCATCGCCACCAACACCACCACCCCCGACGATGTGGAGCGCTTTCGCCAGGCCGGGGTAAAATATCTGGTCACCAGCACCCCTGTGCTGGATGGCCGCTCCTTCGGCACCAATCTGATGGAAGCGGCCCTGATGGCCCTGGCCGGAAAAGGTCGCCCCCTGACCCCAGAAGAGATCAACGACCTGCTGGAGCAACTGCACATGGAGCCCCAACTGCACGAACTGAACTGAGGGCGCCATGCCCCCAACCCGGAGGAAGAGCGATGGACGCTGTGGTACTCGCCGGCGGTGGTGTGGAGCCACAAGACCCGCTCTACGACTACACCCAGGGCCGCCCCAAGGCTTTGCTGGACATCGCCGGCAAGCCCATGCTGCAATGGGTGCTGGACGCCCTGGAAGCGGCCCCCTCGGTCGAACGCCTCATCGTCGTGGGGCTGGATGCGCTGACCGGCTTCCAGGCCGCCAAAATGAGCAGCCTGCTGCCCGGACAGGGCGGCCTGCTCCCCAACATCCTGGCCGGACTGCGCGAGGTGCGACGCCTCAACCCCACGGCCGAGTACACCCTGCTGGTCTCCGGCGACATCCCCGGCATCACGGCCGAGATGGTGGAATGGGTCATCGCCCATGCGCTGGACGGCGAGCCCTTCGACCTGGCTTACCTGGTCGTCCCCCGTGAGGTGATAGAACGCCGCTTCCCTGCGTCGCGCCGCACCTACCTGCGCCTGAAGGACACCGAAGTGTGCGGCGGGGACATGCAGGTGGTGCGCACTTCTCTGGCCGAAACCCACACCGAAATCTGGGAACGGCTCATCGCGGCGCGCAAAAACCCGCTCAGGCAGGCCCAGATATTGGGCTGGGATCTGGTGGTGAAACTTCTTTTTCGTCAGCTCACGGTGGACGAGGCGGTGCGCCTGGCGGCCCGGCGGTTAGGCGTGCGCGGCAAACTCCTGCTGTCCCCCTACGCCGAGTTGGGGATGGATGTGGACAAGCCCCATCAAGTCGAATTGATGCGGCAGGCCTTGTCGGCGAGGGGCCCTGCTTCCCCGGAGGCTTCGGGAGGGTGACGACCGTGGAACGCTGGCAGACTTGGGACGAGCGGATCTCCCAACGGTTACGCCTGGACCACCGTCCGGGCTGGCTGACCACCTGCTTTGGCTGGCTTTCCCACACCGGCGACGGCTGGCTGTGGGTGCTGCTGCCCCTGGCCCTGGGGCTATTCAGCAAAGGCGCCTGGCGCCACGCCGGATGGACCTTGCTCGCCGGGGTGCTGCTCACCGCGGCCACGGTAGGCCTGCTCAAGGTACTCTTCCGCCGCCAGCGTCCCCAGGGGCAATGGGGTACCCTTTACCGCAAAACCGACCCCCATTCTTTCCCTTCGGGCCACGCGGCGCGGGCGGCCATGCTGGGTCTGGTGGGCTGGGCCGTTCTCCCCCCGCCCTGGGCCGCCGCCCTCAGCCTGTGGGGTGGTCTGGTCGCCGTTTCCCGCGTGCTCATGGGGGTGCATTACCTTTCCGATGTGCTGGCCGGGGTGCTGCTCGGCCTGGCGCTGGGGGGCGCGATGTGGTGGCTTCAAGGGCTGTGGCCCTTGTGGTAGAATGAATGCCACTCCACCCACGAGAGAAACCCATGGCTCATCAACCCACACGAGAGCGCGTCAATCCGGCCACCCTGGATACCACACCTAAACGACGCCCGGCCTGGCTGCGCGTGCCGGCGCCCACAGGCGAGACGGTGCGCCAGGTGCGCGAAATCATGCGCAGCCAGGCGCTGCATACCGTGTGCGAGGAGGCCATGTGCCCCAACTTAGGAGTGTGCTGGGGCCACGGCACGGCGACCTTCCTCATCCTGGGCGATGTGTGCACCCGCACCTGCGGCTTCTGCGACATTCTGCACGGTCGGCCCCGTCCGCTGGATTGGGGCGAGCCCGAGCGGGTCGCCCAGGCGGTCAAGGCCATGCGCCTGCAACACGCCGTCATCACCAGCGTCAACCGCGACGACCGCCGCGACGGGGGCGCGCCCATCTTCGCCATGCTCATCCGCCGCATCCGTGAACTGGTCCCCGGCTGCTCCATCGAGGTACTCATCCCGGACTTCAAAGGCAGCCTGGAAGCCCTGCGCATCGTGATGGACGCCCGCCCCGAAATCCTCAACCACAATGTGGAGACCGTGCCCCGGTTGTTCAAAGCGGTGCAACCGCAGGACAACTACGCCTGGGCGCG encodes the following:
- a CDS encoding quinate 5-dehydrogenase, with amino-acid sequence MKHVVSISIGSSKRNKRVEIELLGEKIILERIGTDGDMEKATQLYRELDGKVDAFGVGGTDLGLRVGDKWYPLYSVQPMVRFVRQTPIVDGGGLKNTLEYRLAFFIDEHLGDYVREHGGKKALVTSAADRWGMALSFYEAGYEVVYGDLMFGLGLPIPLRTPQAVQRLAAVIGPIVGRLPFHWLYPTGEAQEKHIPKWGKYYQWATVIAGDCHYIKRHMPHRLDGKIIATNTTTPDDVERFRQAGVKYLVTSTPVLDGRSFGTNLMEAALMALAGKGRPLTPEEINDLLEQLHMEPQLHELN
- a CDS encoding NTP transferase domain-containing protein, with the translated sequence MDAVVLAGGGVEPQDPLYDYTQGRPKALLDIAGKPMLQWVLDALEAAPSVERLIVVGLDALTGFQAAKMSSLLPGQGGLLPNILAGLREVRRLNPTAEYTLLVSGDIPGITAEMVEWVIAHALDGEPFDLAYLVVPREVIERRFPASRRTYLRLKDTEVCGGDMQVVRTSLAETHTEIWERLIAARKNPLRQAQILGWDLVVKLLFRQLTVDEAVRLAARRLGVRGKLLLSPYAELGMDVDKPHQVELMRQALSARGPASPEASGG
- the lipA gene encoding lipoyl synthase, which codes for MAHQPTRERVNPATLDTTPKRRPAWLRVPAPTGETVRQVREIMRSQALHTVCEEAMCPNLGVCWGHGTATFLILGDVCTRTCGFCDILHGRPRPLDWGEPERVAQAVKAMRLQHAVITSVNRDDRRDGGAPIFAMLIRRIRELVPGCSIEVLIPDFKGSLEALRIVMDARPEILNHNVETVPRLFKAVQPQDNYAWARRILSAAKKMDPEVLTKSGIMVGLGETMDEVKAVMRDLRDWDVDILTIGQYLQPSRKHLPIARYYTPEEFEELKEYGLSLGFRWVESGPLVRSSYRAAEQVRALSLVHRRLQRSRRA
- a CDS encoding phosphatase PAP2 family protein; the encoded protein is MTTVERWQTWDERISQRLRLDHRPGWLTTCFGWLSHTGDGWLWVLLPLALGLFSKGAWRHAGWTLLAGVLLTAATVGLLKVLFRRQRPQGQWGTLYRKTDPHSFPSGHAARAAMLGLVGWAVLPPPWAAALSLWGGLVAVSRVLMGVHYLSDVLAGVLLGLALGGAMWWLQGLWPLW
- a CDS encoding branched-chain amino acid transaminase, whose product is MPKYAFFKGKIVPYAEAKVGVLTHALNYGTSVFGGVRAYWNDEEEQLYLFRPYDHYRRFLRSAKLLRMEFDYTPESLTEITKELLRVEGHREDVYIRPLAFKADEAIGVKLHGLTDEISIVSLPFGRYVSNDTNAHVTISGWRRIDDNTIPARGKIGGAYVNSAFIKSDALLAGFDEALVLTNEGHISEGSAENVFIVRDGVLITPSVTENILEGITRRTVJQLAKEELGIPVVERPIDRTEVYICDELFLTGTAAQVTAVTRVDFYPVGNGEMGPITAQLRELYNQVVRGKHPKYRHWNVPVYEK